The sequence below is a genomic window from Vidua macroura isolate BioBank_ID:100142 chromosome 10, ASM2450914v1, whole genome shotgun sequence.
GAGGATGACCACGGCggaggggggaggaagggggtgTGTGAGGGAAAGGGGGCTGCAACGGGAGTCCCAAGGGTGAAGAGGACGCGCTGgcctttttttgttggtttgttttcctccttatttaaaaaaaaaaaaaattttttttgctgcctaGTCATCTTCATCAGTTTTCTGCTTCTTGGGATCGACGTCGTCATCCTAGGGGGAAAGCAAAGCCATCAGGAGAGGGGATGGGGagtggggctgctgggggcaggCAAGAGTCACCCCAAGGCAGGGGAGTTTGGGGTCCCCCTCCTGCCTCACGGACAAGGTCTGAGCACCACAGGTGTTTCCCTCCCTCAGGCAAAATGCTCTCTTTTCAAGGAGCCCCTGAGTGCCCCCACCCCACCGAGGCCTGCCATGAGCATTCCAGgtctccccagcccagggctccgctgggcaggagcagacaCTCTCCTAACCAGGCCAGTGTATAAAGAGAACTGGGCTGTGTCCCTGGAGAGACTTGGGGAGCACACAGGCAGAGCATCCCAGCCCCAGAGTTAAGCCCAGTCCAGCCCTTCTGGCCCCACTGACACCTTCTCCCCCTCCCAAGCCCTCTGGGGACATGTGTGGCTCTGAGGGGCTGCCTACTCTTCCTACCTCATCATCCTCAGCTGCCCGTTTGCCTGTGGCTCCCTCAGCTTCGTCATCGTCATCaccatcctcttcctcacctGCATGGAGTACAAAGGGCAGAAATGTGAGACCCTCTGGGAGAGTTCCAGTACCACACAACTCCCCTCTGGGTTTAATCCTGTCTCACCCCCACACTGTGATGCCATGTCCCCCATCTCCCCAGGTGGCACAGACTCTGCTCAGGACAAGAGGTGACAGAGGACACTATGGCTTTCTGGCCATTCCCAAAATGACCTGACCCACCAAAGGGAAAATAAGGATTGGCAGCCTCAAGTCTGATTCACACTGCATTTGTAACACAGACAGTGAGATGGCAAAACCACCACCTACCACAAGTGCCGAAATCACGgcaaaaatgggggggaaaaaaaagagaggaaaaaactcTTTCTAGTGGCTGCTCTGCCTAACCACTCCAGATTACTTCTGCTTCCCTTCGCAGCTATTAGTCCATCTTTAATGAGTTAAGAGAGCCAGAACGCATTAGTTCTGAGTCAGAACACTTTCTAATTATCAGAACAGCAAACAAATGCTTCCAACTTATCTTACAGCCAGCCAGGAGGATGAGCAGCGAGCTCTGGGCTTTGACCCACTTTGAGCTCAAATAGGCCAGTGGATCAGAACGACTGAGTCCATCACCTTTGGCCAGTTTTGGGGGCTCAGGGGCAAGCCCAGAGGCAGAACAGCTTCTCAGCTGTCGAGACAAGTCTCTTGTGTAACAGGAGACCCTACTAAAACTTAGAGAGTTAAGGTCAGTAAGCTGGCTTTAAACCACTGCCATGAGCCACACGTATGGGCAGCCTGGAGAGCCGGGGGGATTAAGGTCAGCCcatcctcccttcccctctcccgACGTGTGCCCAGCTGCGGTGTAGCCCATGCAGCGGGAAGGGCCAAGATTAGCTCCCAGTGATGGATCAACACCCCGGCAGCCATCACATGCACTGGGCTGGCCGGCAGGTCAGGTGACAGTGCCAAGCTGATTGGGAGCATTTTTAGTTCTTTGAGCTGCTTTAAGCAAAGCAAATAATGAGATGGGATGGAGAGATGCGAGAGGAAAATATACCCTCAAGCTCTCCTCTGCTGTCAAGCCCCGGGAGTTTGGCTGCAAGTCTTGGCTAAAAAAGCTGATGCAAGCTGGACTTGCTGCCTTTAAATCTCTCTCCTGCAGTGCTCAGGTGCAGCTCTCAGGCAGGGATCGCCCGAGGGCAGCAAGCACGGACAGAGCCCGTGCCAGCAGTCAGAGCCTGTGCCGGATCCCCGCAAGGCAGCGGCGTCTCCAGACACCGTGTGCCAAATCGTGCCTGTGTTTGGtgagctgggaagagcagggctggcactgcggGACCAAAGCTCTCTGGGTTTGTCACAGCAGTATCCAAGCAACACTTCCACCCCGCACACACGCCTGCAGCACACgcatcctccctgctcctgcctgagaGGAGCGGGGAGAGCCACGTATGCCCAATCTCATCCACCCTCAAGTAAGGCTGGGGGGTAAATGGGCTCAGGACAGCACATAGCAGTGCTGCATCTGTCCTCAGGGGTTAAAACCACAAGTTAAAGAGGGTCACAATTCCCAGCTGTTCCTAGTGAAGCAATTCCTACTGAAGGGCACAGCAGGCTGCTGAGAGAGTGCTACCCCAAAGGAGGTGGCTTTCCCAGCTCACACTTTCAGAATAAGCACTGGTTTAATGGTCATTAAATTTTCAGCCCTGTCCCTATATCCCAAAACTAACCAGCAGGTTAGTAGGTCAGCACGTAAACCAAAAATTCACAGGGGATTAACCTAGTAACAGATAATCAGGGGCCCCGAGTTCATCTCAGCATAACAAGAAAGATTTTCTCCTAGCCTTAACAAGcgataaaaataaacaatgttATTCATCCAAGCagatcttggggaaaaaaaataatagcaggGAGGATGAGAAGTGATTCGGCAAGTCACTGCTGCCAAAACCCATATCTAGGCTAGGTCAGgtcaggaagcagcagagggcaggcagggggacacgggacacTGCAGCCATAGAAGGTTCAAAGCAAGCCTATCTACTTCCAGCTGGAGGATCAGGTAAGAGCCACAGGTTCCTCTGCTCGTTTCTACACTGCATCCAGCCTGGGAAAGAGGGCTGCATGAGCCTCTCATCATGCTGCTCCATGAACAAGCATGGTGACACGTCCTCTGTGCCTTGGCCAAGGCATGGTcacccagggctgtccctgtcccactggTCAGCGCTGGTGTccgcagcagcagctgtgctcacAGGAGTCAAGGGCAGATTTTACTACTCGCACGGAAGGGCTAATGCGCTTATTCAGCGCCGCGGTAAGGTGCCGTCtggccagagggagggaggaaggaatcTGCCCTCAACCTGCTGGAAGGGATTCAAGGCTGACTTcactcccagcagcagtggctcaggCAAGCAAGGAAGGAGTGAGCCTggctggcaggcaggagctctctgcccaCAGCCGCGAGGGGGAGATGCTGCTCTCTGCTCGCCTCCGCTTCCTGGGAGCCTGCTGTCCAGAGCAGGATACTGCTGTGGGATAGGGGTGGGGGGAACAAACAAAGTTACCATCACCCTCTTCCTCCTCGTCCTCTTCTTCAccaccttcctcctcttcttcgTCTACTTCGTTGTCAGCCTCCTGCTCGCCGTTTTCCTCATTCTCCTTGGCAAGACAAAacatcacttaaaaaaaaatgcactgggaaagggaaaaggtggAAGAGACATTCAGCACAAGTGCGTGTTCCCACCTTTCCTGCCGAAAGCAAAGCACCAGCCCACTGGAGCCCTGGGCACACACCCTGCTTTCTGCTTGCCTCCACGCAACCCAGACAGCCCAGGCATGAAGGATCAAGCCCACAGTAACTTGGGGCTGCAGCTTTGAGACAAAGCCTCTAATGGCTCTCATGACACATTGAAATGTGGCACAGTGTTTTTCCCCCAGCATGTTAAAAGAGGAAACCAACCAGTTTACTTGTACATGATGATGTATTTCCCAGCTCAACTGGTTGTAACACTGTAAATCCTAGTGGGTTTTAAAACTTGTTTCCTCTTTATCCTTGCCCAGGGAAGAGTTGGTACTGGACAGGCTCACACAGCTGTCAGGGAGGGAATCCAAGCCCAGCCCTTCTCTTCTGCACACACATGAACGGCCCACAGGCTGGGAGTGTCTGCAAAACGTGAAGCACCAAAGGCTGGAGGGCTTCgcagggctcagggctgctATTTACAGGGATCCCCTCTCAACAGTGCTAGGGACAAACTTGCAGTAAAAGcaagaagagaacaaaaagacagactgcctctcccagcagaTAGCAGCCATACTCACAGCATTGCCGTTAGCTGGTGCATCTCtgccattttctgtttcttcaacaacttccttcttctcttttagatcctggaaggagcagaaaagcagagaagtcaCCCCAATTCCAGGTGTGTGGGTCAGAGAAGTTGCAGATCAAGTGTGAAAAACACAGTCTGAGAGCGAGAGCAGGCGCTGGTTTCTCTTCGTACAGATTTGTTCTGTGATTTGGTCGCCACGTTCTGGCTCCTCCTTGGGAACGGGAAAACATGGGGGCGAATCTCAATCCAAGTCAGCCTTGCCAGAGCAGCCCTCTAAAAAAGAGACTGCTCTGTTTCACCTCTGAGCTCCCAAACAGACAGAGCTGGCGGCCTGCATATATGtccaagagcagcagagctggctgatTGCCCATCTTAGCACAGTCCACGCAAGCTCCTGCAATGCCATGGAGAGCCGGCAGCCCTGTCCAAAGGATGGGCTCCGCCGTCCTGGGGCTGCGGGCATCCACGGCTGCTCAGTGCCTTCACAGCAGGAACAAATCCCAGAGACTCATTAGCAGAGGCTGTGGTCTCTGCCCTGCCTAGTGAAAATCATACGGCAAATATTACACGCCTGGTCTTtctcacagcagcagagaggaggctCCAGCATCCAGCTCACAGCTTAAAGTGTAACAGGATGGGGTGGGGGAAGAAGTCTATTTTTACACTGCTCCAAGAGCCATGCCTGGCTAGTTTGGTTCAAGCCTCCACCGCGAGCAGAGTGGGAACTTGTGTGTTTTTGCTATTGATCACTGTCAAAATGTCATGCCAAGTCGCTCAGCAAACAGGCTGAAAGGATCCAACTTTATGTTCCCGCATTAAGAACACTTGGATTTAACACTGGCATCTCTGCTTGCATCCTCCTCCCCCCTTCTGTTCCTCCATCAACTGGAGTGAGATCCTTCAGCACAGTGAGCACTACCCCAGCCAAGGAAAGCAGGGAGGCCTttccccagggccagcagcacagccacagccgGCTTCAGCAGCGACCATGAGGTGTTTAATAGTTGCTGGAAGCTCCTGCTCCACTGTGGTGGCTTCTCCCCCTCCTGCCGGCGCTTTGCAGCTGCCGGCAGGCACTTTCACTCCCTGGGAGCCACTGCCTCGTGGGAGAACGGCAGGGAAGAGCATGGCCCTGGCTCTGCTAGTGTGATCACTGCTTCCTTCTGGGAGGGTTTCTACCGCCCTGCAGACTGCGCAGGAGGCAGCACAGGCATTTTAGACCACCAGGTTACTTAAATAGACAGATGCTGCTTCCAGAGgcacccacaggctgccagtgCACTGAGGAAAGACTTTCCCTGGAACAAAGCTTTGAGGGGGGACAACACCTGTTGATCAAACCTCACCTAAGCAAACCAACCCAAGAGTCTGGAGTAGAACGAACACACAagctcccttcctcctttcacTGCTGACACACAAATCCCAGGCCACCTCCTCCACACTGCCGAGTTCCACCACAGCTTTACACTGTCAGTGGCTTCCACTGCCCTGTTCCCTGGAGACTGATCACAACCATTTGGCCTCTTATGCATCACTGGGCGACAGCTGCTGCATCACACCAGGCACATGGGCACAAGGGCAACAAAGCAGTTCCCACGTTAAACAGAGCAAATCAAGCAGTCAGAATTTCCACCTCTCAATGTGGCCAacacttctttttaaaagaagtcgTTGACAAACTGCAAGTAATTCTCCCAGTGAAGGAACAGCTCATTCTTGGGCATTCTAGCTGGACAGATCTCCAGCCCTGACCTTTACTGCATCACTGAAAATGCTCTCAGTTTAACCACCATCATGATGCCAGGTCATGAAGTTTGTGGTAGCAACAGGGTTGCAGAGAGCATCAgattcccccttttcctttctcagtcCAACACAAACAGATATGCGCAGGAGCATCCAGACCAAGGGCCGGTGCAGCAGAACTGCTCCGGCGCCAAGACTAGGACAGAGCCTCTAATTATAGGTGTGTCAGGGCTGTTTGTCTATGGAATGAATAGCAGCGGTGTAGAGCCGCATACCACCGGCTCAGAAAGCTCTACCTTCTGCCCTGCTCTCGGCTCGCTTCCGCCTGTGGGAAGCGGGGGAAATCAGGACCCGGGGACGACAGAGGCACCGCCGCAGCCCGCGCCTCCCGCCGCCAGGGGGCTCACCCGCGCCGCCACGCGCGCGGCCGCCATTCAAACCGCGCGCCACTCTCCGCGTCCCGCTGATTGGCCGGCGGCCAGCGCGGCGCCCCGCGGGCTGCCGGGAGCTGTAGtcccggcgggggcggcgcggcaGACTCCGGCTCCCAGGCCCGCACGTGGTGGGCGCCCCGCGGCACCGGCCGGGGGCGGCGCCCGGGCGGGGCGGGaacccccttcccccccccatCCCCGCCTCCCGGGAGCGTTCCGGACGGCGAGGCGGGACGAGAGCGAGCGGCCTCGGTTCCTCCGCGTTTCTGAGGTGTGGGGGGGTCACCTTGCCGCCGTGCGCGCCTCCGCCCGCCCTGCAGCGCGGACCCTTGTTCGCTCCCAGGAGGGTGAGCCAGAGACGAGGCCCCTTCCCGCACGCGGTAAAAAAGGGCAGGGGAAGGTTAACGGCAAACTTGGCCCCGTTCCCTCGGGGAAGGATGGGGATCGACCCGCCTCGCCGCTTCCCGGCAGCGGGAGAGCCGGAGGCGGCGGGGACCAAGCCGCGGCCCCGGAACGGAGACAGGGCAGGCGGGATGGGGGCATGGCTGCGGGAGCGGGAAACAGAAGTGAAATCGAAATGTGCCAGAAACGGcgttttgttggttgttttttataAACCCTCCTCCCAGTCGGAtttcccccccccgccccagccGCGCTTTCCCCGGGAGCGGCGCGACCCGGGGCCACTCGGGGCGCAGGGTAAGGAGGCCGCGGGGCACGTCCCCCGCAGCCTTCTCACGCATTGGCCCCGGTCGGGTCCCCTCGCAACTTTTCCGGCCGTGGCCCCGGGCTCAACGGGGCGCACCGCGGCCGCTCGGGGAGCGCAGTCCCCCCGGGGGACGCTCCGCCGCGACTCGCAGACAAAGGCGTGCGCCGGGAGCCGCAGCGGGGACTCCCGGGAGAGTCTCTCCCGGCTGGAACCGGCGCTCCCCAACCGCTTCCCATCACCTCTAGCAGCGACTCACAAAGTTATCACAGCTGCGAGGAGCTCGGGTCAGGGCCGGCGCCCTCAGCCCCGCCGCCCCAGCACACCGGGGCATCTCCTATTGCGGGGGTACCCCCATCGGGGTAACtccaaaaataacaaaagccCCGCCGGAACAGCTCAGGATTACCCCCTACTCCTCTTCACCTCCGAAATAGTAACTCCCAATACGGGGCAGTACCTAAACCGCAAATGCCCCCCCCCGTCCTTCCGGGGGGTAACGCCGAAAAAAACAACTGTGTGTcgtccccccccacccccgacTCCAGGGATAACACCGCCACAGCAGACGCCCCTCCCGCATGAACCGGGCGCAACTCCGAAATAGCAACCACCCGCCCACCCCGGTTTTCGGCAGCAACTCCACAACAGACACTGCGCCCCCCCCCACCGTGCGTGTTCCGGAGCGCTTCCCCCCACATCCCCCCGCAGCGTCGGGGCCGAGCGGAACACAAGTTTGACGGGGCTGTCAAGCTCCTGCACCGCGGATTGAATGAGCGAGCGCTGCCGGGTGCCGAGGCACTGCCGTGCGTGTACCCCCCCGGCTCGCCGAACCCCTCCGCAGCGGGATAGCCAGCTACTGTCCTaaggaaaggcaggagggagcGGGACGCGGAGCGGCGGGGCTCGGCAGCACCAGCAAAGGCGGCGAGCACGTTTCCCGCACACTGTAGACAAAGGAACGGCGCTGGCAGCCCCGTACGGCGAGCGCGGCGGCACCGGCTCCGCACCGCGCCGCGCCGCCAACTTCAACGCGAAGGAcggagggggaagggggagaaacGAGGGGGCGGGAcaggcaggggagaaaaaaaaaaaaaaattccgataaaaaaaaaacaaaaagggaaaaaccaaaaatcgctcggaaaaaaatattaaaagaggGGCAAAAATAGCCGTGGAGCAGGGCGCGAGGCGGCGGGTCGCTCACCTTGGCGGAGATTTCAGCGCTGGTGTCCACGGCCGCGTCGGACATGGCGGGGGCGTGCGGGGCTGTGTcgcgcggggctgcggcggcgcgggcgggcgggcagAACAATGCCAAGATGGCTTTGCGCGAGCCAGTGGGAACTCACGCGGCGCCGCCGGGCCTCTTATAGAGCCGGGGGGCGGCGCGCGCGctgccccgcgccgcgccccaTTGGCCGCGcgcgccgcggccgccgggcgCCCATTGGCCGCGGCGCAAACAATGGGGCACGGCCGCTTAAAGGAGCCGGCGAGCGCCGCCACTGCGGCGATGAGTTGGGCCCGGTCTCAGCGTGGCGGGCGCAGAGGGGCGCAGAGCCACGCCCCCCCCTCGCGCTACCTCCgcccccgccgcctccgccccgcccctcccgccgAGTTAGGCGGCGGGCGGGAGTGAGGGGGGGAGCTCCCGCCGCGCCTGCGGAGGGGAAATAAtaagagttaaaaataataacagtaatgCGGGAGAACCGGCGCTGCCCTACCCCAGCCGCGCTCCCACAGGGCCGCCGGTGGTCCCGGGGCAGCCCCATCCCTTCGGTACCTCGCTATCCCCCCTCGTTCCCTGTGTTTTCGGCGCCCCGCGGAaactttggccacaacaaccgCGGCCGCCCCTGGGGGGAACGGGGAGGGGCGGCCCGCCCTGCCTGCCGCGCAGAAATGCGGGATTCCCACCCGTTTGCTTATtttacagtaaagaaaaaacGTCCCCAAGCTGCTTCTacttccccccccaccccaccccaacCTTCTGCGAGTTCAGGCTTTGAAGCGCACCAGGAGCTTTCCTGTGCTCCCCATCCGCCGCTCCCTGTTATATACGGCCGTGCCCTTCGCGCCGCGCCCGCGGGCACCGCGACCGCATCTGTCCCCCCTCACACCGCGGGGTAACAGGGCACCGACGCAGCGAGCGAGGGGACTCAGCCACACTCAAGATGGCGCCGAGAGCCCTTCGTGGGGCGACCACACGGTGTTGCCATCCCCTGGGAGCCGCTCCGTCGCCCACAACGGCCCCGGGGGCGAGACAGAGCCGCGCGTGAATGGTCCCCGGTGCGGAAAGCGCGAATCAAGGGGTGAAGGGGTGGGAAAAACGCCCCTCCAGACGGAGCACAGGGGGGCTGCCACACTCAACATGGCCGCCGAACCGAGGCAGACCTTGTCCTCGGAGGGCGGGATATAGGCATCGAGCAATGTGGATTGGTCAGCAGCGGCAGGCGAACGCTGTACTGACGCTTTGCGGCTTCTTATTGGCTGAGCTGCCTATCTGTCTACGGCGAAGTGGTTTTGAAAACCCGGAGGCGGCTCGGGGCGGAGCTGTGGAGCGGAGTTGAGGCCGGTCGGCCGGGGGCCCGGGTGGGGGCCGCCGCGGGCGGTGGCCGCTGATCCCGGCTACTAGGAGCCGCGCTGACCCGGGGTTGTTCCCTTTACGGCTTCAGGAGAGCTGTGGAGAAGCCATGGTAGTCCCCACACCGCCTGGCACCAGGCGTCGCGGCACGAGGCGTCATGGCGCCGGCGTCCCTTGCCCCATCCCCACACGCGCCCGGCGGCTGGACACAGAGACAGGGCCCGGTTTCCAGGACAAAATGTCCCTCCCACTCAGCGCAGTAGCACAACAAACAGGCTGGTCTGTGCCTGGGCGCACCATGCAGCGTCTTTCTCCTCAGCCTCCGCGTCCTGCCCTTCgtgggagcagcactgaggagaTGGCGGTGTGGGGATGGGGATCAGGATCAGGgccgcggggctgcggcgggaGCGGGAAGCAGCGGCACGGCCGAGACCTCACGGCAGCCGCTGACCCTTGGAGTGACCTTGTACCAGGGCcagccaccccctgccctggtcGTCCCCCGGCCCCAGGGGCTGCGACCCCACGAGCAACTCTCACTTTGGATCGCAGGCGCTCTCgacacagcagtgccctgctcaCGAAGGTCGGGCACTGCTGGCGTTTTGGGACGATGGATGTCTCACGTTGGGACCTTTTGGGGATGATGGATTTCTCACGTCGGATGTCCCGCTCTGACCTGGCGGCAGGACTGGGCGGGAGCAGGGCGAGAGCTTCTCCATGCActcaggggaaggagagggCTGTGGAAACCGGGATTTCTGGTTGCTGCTGGCTACGCCTCTCGCTTGGAGTGTTCGAGACAAGGGCAGCTGCTATTCCCGGAGACAGGACTCACAGGGTTTGGGGCAGGTTGCTCTCAGTGCTGGAGGCAGGAGCGccctctgccacagcccagccaggagctggcgGCCGGCGAGTCTCGAAATGTGTCcgaaagaggaaagaaaaaaaaaaaaaaacacccaagcCCAGACCCctcaaaaaaatcacttctgttaTAACTTGTGTTTCATGCATGCCTTCTGATCAAACTAGGGATGTTCCTTCGGGCTTGGGGTTCCCACGTTTCAGgaagagttaaaaaaagaaaatgagatgtgggatatttcaggaagaaaattcgGAATTTAGGAATCCTCAAGGGATGGTCACACCAGGATCTCACAGAGGacagggggcgggggggggggggggggagttgGTGGTGGGAGGGttggagattaaaaaaaacaaccaagccTGCAATGGAAGCAAAACTGCCTTAAACCACTCCGCATCGGAAATCCATGTATAGCCCTTGCTGCCGTCCCTCTGTGCAGTGGGATAACCGGCTGGCGAGTGCCTGTGAGCGTaaggcagggagaagcaggctcagctcagcactTTATGCCTCAGCagtcaaaaaagaaacaacaggaaCTGTTGCCTGTAAAAGGCAGCTGCTTCTTTACCTCTTCTCCACCCCTCCGGactgccggggctggggagcGGCTCctcagggagcagaggagaaggaggagggtgGACTGGGACTTCGCAAAAGTGCCCGAGCATCGGGGACAGAAGTTTCCAGGGTTGAGCTCTCTGCCTGGGACCTCGCTCCGTCTGCGGCAGGCAATTGCTTTGGCAAAGGAGCCGAGGTGCCAGAGGAGGAGGTAGGACTTTTCCCTCCTCACCGGCCGTTTCCCTAGCTCAGCAAGTAGCAGCCTCTCTAATCCCTGGCGAAGATCATGCTGCTCGGGCGATTATTTCATCGCGGCAAGCTGCTCCTCGGAGGAAATTCTCATTACGCTCTTCGGAGAGGCAAGGGAGGGGCGACTGTCactcagctgctctggaaaaaacagAGGGATGAGCCTGCAGCATCCCCGGGCTCCGGCGCACGAGACGTGGTAGTGTTTCTAGGTCAGGCTGGTGATGCGGGACGTGAAGCCGGCAGAGATGACATCCTGGCTGTGTCACCTTCTGTTCCTCGATGGGCAAGGGTTGCACGCAGGGGCCAGGTTTTCTCtggaggagcagtgctggggatggcGGGGGTGGAGGGTGAtggggaggtgggaaggagctTCATGTGCGCtcacaggagggaggggaggtgtGTAGAGAACTGGAATCAGCTCACGATTCCAAAAAGTGTCTTTGAGAGACCTTGGGGCCAAGGCTGAGACCTGGCTGCAGGATCCAGAGACTGCGTTCGAGAGCAccggctgccccagcccagggaagggctgatGAGGCTGCCCTCCTCCTCGTGTCccgggctgctgctcctctgtccATCCCCATGAACCACGTAAACAGGCAGGAGCGGGGCCCTGTGGCACACTTTAATTAAGGGATGGAGACACTGACTTCGCCTTTCCCCAGAGGATTGCAAAAGGCCCAGGCGGGCCCCACACTGCAGCTCacagccatccctgctccaacaCGCGCTCTGCCCCCCACGTTACAACACAGGGCTCTGACTCACCAGCTGTTCCCAGCCCGCTGCTTCCAAGCCTGTAGACATCGCAGGGATCCCTCAGATGGATGTAGGGAGTCTGTCTCCTCTGCACTCCACTGGATGGAGCTGGATGTGGTAGGCAGGACATGGCACGGCCCTTGGGTCTCTGCATAGAGCTCCAGAGTGAGGACAGCATTCTGGAGGAGTTATCCCCTGTGACTGGAGGGTGTGGGAAAGGGAGTGTGACCTCTCCAGatcctctgtccccagcaggcaaTGACACTATGGTCCCCTGATGCTCACTGACTTCTCTGTGGCTCTGGGAAGCCCTGCCCTGTCTGGCTGAGATGTGGGGCTAAGGCAGTCCCTTTTCTGC
It includes:
- the PTMA gene encoding prothymosin alpha isoform X2 codes for the protein MSDAAVDTSAEISAKDLKEKKEVVEETENGRDAPANGNANEENGEQEADNEVDEEEEEGGEEEDEEEEGDGEEEDGDDDDEAEGATGKRAAEDDEDDDVDPKKQKTDEDD
- the PTMA gene encoding prothymosin alpha isoform X3 — translated: MSDAAVDTSAEISAKDLKEKKEVVEETENGRDAPANGNAENEENGEQEADNEVDEEEEEGGEEEDEEEEGEEEDGDDDDEAEGATGKRAAEDDEDDDVDPKKQKTDEDD
- the PTMA gene encoding prothymosin alpha isoform X1, with protein sequence MSDAAVDTSAEISAKDLKEKKEVVEETENGRDAPANGNAENEENGEQEADNEVDEEEEEGGEEEDEEEEGDGEEEDGDDDDEAEGATGKRAAEDDEDDDVDPKKQKTDEDD